The Desulfuromonas versatilis genome has a segment encoding these proteins:
- the metG gene encoding methionine--tRNA ligase translates to MDKRYYVTTPIYYVNDVPHIGHAYTTLACDVLARYKRLRGYEVFFLTGTDEHGQKVEKAAQAAGETPLELADRVVKRFQALWEKLNISNTDFIRTTQERHKEGVAELFRRIEAKGDIYLGHYEDWYCTPCETFWTETQLMDGNCPDCGRPTDKLKEESYFFRMSKYQDELLRHIEANPDFIQPRTRRNEILNFVREGLRDLSISRTTFSWGIPVPGNEKHVIYVWFDALTNYITALGYPNEQSGNFPKFWPVDAHVIGKDILRFHTVYWPTFLLAAGLPLPKKVFAHGWWTVEGQKMSKSLRNVVEPNMLVDKYGVDAIRYFLLREVPFGLDGDFSHAALIHRINSDLANDLGNLVSRSTAMVHKYFGGTLPVPGPATAMDQDFCRRFPEAAKTVDGFMDELAFNKALQAIWELVGAANKYIDDTAPWALAKDPDQRERLGTVMYNLAEAVFCIARLVAPFMPDTAAKMLETLGTPEAVPQPVGSPWGQLKSGTVIEKAAPLFPRIESE, encoded by the coding sequence ATGGACAAGCGCTACTACGTCACCACGCCCATCTACTATGTCAACGACGTGCCGCATATCGGTCACGCCTACACCACCCTCGCCTGCGACGTTCTGGCCCGCTACAAGCGCCTCCGCGGTTACGAGGTTTTCTTTCTGACCGGCACCGACGAGCACGGGCAGAAGGTCGAGAAGGCTGCCCAGGCCGCCGGTGAAACCCCCTTGGAGCTTGCCGACCGGGTGGTCAAAAGATTCCAGGCGCTGTGGGAAAAACTCAACATCTCCAACACCGACTTCATCCGCACCACCCAGGAGCGCCACAAGGAAGGGGTGGCAGAGCTGTTTCGCCGCATCGAGGCCAAGGGAGACATCTACCTTGGCCATTACGAGGATTGGTACTGCACCCCCTGCGAAACCTTCTGGACCGAAACCCAGCTGATGGACGGCAACTGCCCCGACTGCGGCCGGCCCACGGATAAGCTCAAGGAGGAGTCCTATTTCTTCCGCATGAGCAAGTATCAGGACGAGTTGCTCCGGCACATCGAAGCAAACCCGGACTTCATCCAGCCCCGCACCCGCCGCAACGAAATTCTCAACTTCGTCCGCGAGGGGCTGCGCGACCTCTCCATCTCACGCACCACCTTCAGTTGGGGGATTCCGGTGCCGGGCAACGAGAAACACGTCATTTACGTCTGGTTCGACGCCTTGACCAACTACATCACCGCCCTCGGCTACCCCAACGAACAGTCCGGCAATTTTCCCAAGTTCTGGCCGGTGGACGCCCACGTCATCGGCAAGGACATCCTGCGTTTCCATACCGTCTACTGGCCGACTTTCCTGCTCGCGGCGGGGCTGCCGCTGCCGAAAAAGGTCTTCGCCCACGGCTGGTGGACCGTCGAGGGGCAGAAAATGAGCAAGAGCCTGCGCAACGTGGTCGAGCCCAACATGCTCGTCGACAAATACGGCGTGGATGCGATCCGCTACTTTCTGCTGCGCGAGGTCCCCTTCGGCCTCGACGGTGACTTCTCCCACGCGGCGCTGATCCACCGGATCAACTCGGACCTGGCCAACGACCTGGGCAACCTGGTCAGCCGCTCCACCGCCATGGTGCACAAATATTTCGGCGGTACGCTCCCGGTCCCCGGCCCTGCCACGGCCATGGACCAGGATTTTTGCCGCCGATTCCCCGAAGCCGCCAAGACCGTTGACGGGTTCATGGACGAGTTGGCCTTCAACAAGGCCCTGCAGGCCATCTGGGAGCTGGTTGGCGCCGCCAACAAGTACATCGACGACACCGCCCCCTGGGCCCTGGCAAAAGACCCCGACCAGCGTGAACGGCTGGGCACGGTGATGTATAATCTGGCCGAGGCGGTGTTCTGCATCGCGCGGTTGGTTGCCCCCTTCATGCCGGATACGGCCGCGAAAATGCTCGAGACCCTCGGCACCCCCGAGGCCGTCCCACAACCCGTCGGCTCTCCCTGGGGACAACTCAAGTCGGGCACCGTCATTGAAAAGGCCGCCCCGCTGTTCCCTCGTATCGAGAGCGAATAA
- the holB gene encoding DNA polymerase III subunit delta' has protein sequence MTFAQVLGHERQKDILRRALDSGRLAHAYLFEGPEGIGKRLMALAVARAVACAEGNGCGDCAACRKIDHNNHPDLHIVESEGASIKIDQVRALQKELSYRPLEAPKKICLIDGAEKMNPAAGNALLKTLEEPSGDALLILLTSRAEGVLATIRSRCQRLPFARLPRPTIQKVLLERLGVDETQGHILAALSEGSFKKALGKDRDLYLEKRRELLKALTALSTGSVLPLFDLAQVLADEKERLGEILEIFQAFYRDLLLVRHGRPQTELVNIDLQEKIHRNAQRHSVAAILTKLDAVAAARRHLDRNVNRQLAMEVLLLKLAA, from the coding sequence ATGACCTTCGCCCAGGTATTGGGACATGAACGGCAGAAGGACATTCTGCGCCGGGCTCTCGACTCCGGCCGCCTGGCCCATGCCTACCTGTTCGAGGGGCCCGAAGGCATCGGCAAGCGCCTGATGGCCCTCGCCGTCGCCAGGGCGGTGGCCTGCGCGGAGGGGAACGGCTGCGGGGATTGTGCCGCCTGCCGCAAGATCGACCACAACAACCATCCCGATCTGCACATTGTCGAATCCGAGGGCGCATCGATCAAGATCGACCAGGTGCGGGCCCTGCAGAAGGAGCTCTCCTACCGCCCGCTGGAGGCCCCGAAGAAAATCTGCCTGATCGACGGCGCCGAGAAGATGAACCCTGCGGCGGGCAACGCCCTGCTGAAAACCCTCGAGGAACCCAGCGGGGACGCCCTTCTCATCCTGCTCACCTCGAGGGCCGAGGGGGTTCTGGCCACCATCCGTTCTCGCTGCCAGCGCCTGCCCTTTGCCAGGCTGCCCAGGCCGACGATCCAAAAGGTGCTTCTGGAGCGGCTCGGAGTCGACGAAACCCAGGGACATATCCTGGCTGCTTTGTCCGAAGGCAGCTTCAAAAAGGCCCTCGGCAAAGACCGGGACCTCTACCTGGAAAAACGCCGCGAGTTGCTCAAGGCGCTGACCGCCCTTTCGACCGGCAGCGTCCTGCCCTTGTTCGACCTGGCCCAGGTACTTGCCGACGAAAAGGAGCGACTTGGGGAAATTCTGGAAATTTTCCAGGCCTTTTACCGTGACCTGCTGCTGGTGCGCCATGGCCGGCCGCAAACGGAACTGGTCAATATCGACCTCCAGGAAAAGATCCACCGCAATGCCCAGCGACATTCGGTGGCCGCGATATTGACCAAACTGGACGCCGTCGCCGCCGCCCGTCGCCATCTTGACCGCAACGTCAACCGACAGTTGGCGATGGAGGTTCTGCTGTTGAAGCTGGCAGCCTGA
- a CDS encoding ferritin-like domain-containing protein — protein MNVFDFAMKMETDAEAFYKQVAEKSKVQGIRKIFLDLAADEKKHFQMFQALKAQTQATAMEDSPALDNAKNVFAKLIKEKASLGQIQGDLEGYRYALQTEAQGVKFYEDAAKREKNSEVKKLLLRIAEEEKKHFNIIQNVYDFVNAPNEFLAWGEFSNIEEYKQFGRDVD, from the coding sequence ATGAACGTTTTCGATTTCGCCATGAAGATGGAAACCGACGCGGAGGCTTTTTACAAGCAGGTCGCTGAAAAAAGCAAAGTCCAGGGAATCAGGAAGATCTTCCTCGATCTGGCCGCGGATGAGAAAAAGCACTTCCAGATGTTTCAGGCCCTCAAGGCGCAGACCCAGGCAACGGCAATGGAAGATTCCCCGGCCCTGGACAATGCCAAAAACGTCTTCGCAAAGCTGATCAAGGAAAAAGCCTCTCTGGGGCAGATCCAGGGGGACCTCGAGGGTTACCGGTACGCCCTGCAGACCGAGGCCCAGGGAGTCAAGTTCTACGAGGACGCCGCCAAGCGTGAGAAAAACTCCGAGGTGAAAAAGCTGCTGCTGCGCATCGCCGAGGAGGAAAAGAAACACTTCAATATCATCCAGAACGTTTACGATTTCGTGAACGCCCCCAATGAATTCCTGGCTTGGGGTGAATTCAGCAATATCGAGGAGTACAAACAGTTCGGCAGGGATGTCGATTGA
- the upp gene encoding uracil phosphoribosyltransferase, translated as MAVIEVTHPLVRHKLGLMRKKTISTKDFRELASEVARLLTYEATKDLETEEDTVSGWAGPVLVEKIKGKKVTVVPILRAGLGMMDGVLDLIPSAKVSVVGLYRDEESLKPVAYYKKFTSKMRDRCALVLDPMLATGGSVSAAVDMLKAAGCRNIKGLFLVAAPEGIKRLQDAHPDVDIYVASIDQGLNEQGYILPGLGDAGDKIFGTK; from the coding sequence GTGGCCGTTATCGAAGTGACCCACCCGCTGGTCAGGCACAAGTTGGGCCTGATGCGAAAGAAAACCATAAGCACCAAGGATTTCAGAGAGTTGGCCTCCGAGGTCGCCCGCCTGCTCACCTACGAGGCGACCAAGGACCTGGAAACCGAGGAGGACACAGTCAGCGGCTGGGCGGGACCGGTTCTGGTCGAAAAGATCAAGGGCAAGAAAGTCACCGTGGTGCCGATTCTTCGGGCCGGCCTGGGGATGATGGACGGGGTGCTCGACCTGATCCCCAGCGCCAAGGTCAGCGTGGTCGGTCTGTACCGGGATGAGGAGTCTTTGAAGCCGGTGGCTTACTATAAAAAGTTCACCAGCAAAATGCGCGACCGCTGCGCCCTGGTGCTCGACCCCATGCTTGCCACCGGCGGCAGCGTCTCCGCAGCCGTGGACATGCTCAAGGCCGCCGGTTGCCGCAACATCAAGGGTTTGTTTCTGGTGGCGGCCCCCGAGGGGATCAAACGTCTTCAGGATGCCCACCCGGATGTCGATATCTATGTCGCCTCCATCGACCAGGGGCTGAATGAACAAGGATACATTCTGCCCGGCCTGGGCGACGCCGGGGATAAAATTTTCGGAACGAAGTAA
- the tmk gene encoding dTMP kinase codes for MSLFITFEGIEGCGKTTQISHLADYLRQLGHSVVTTREPGGCAIADAIRNILLNPDNKGLVPRAELLLYAAARAQHVDEVVRPALNSGAVVLCDRYSDATLAYQGYGRGLDNALICHLNELASGGLVPRLTLLLDMPAADGLGRANRRNTEQDNAQESRFEMESLLFHQRIRQGYLELAQRDQQRFRVIDARGGIEEVALRIRQAVDPLLSRDCS; via the coding sequence ATGTCATTATTCATCACATTCGAGGGGATCGAGGGTTGTGGAAAGACGACCCAGATCAGCCATTTGGCCGACTACCTGCGGCAGCTGGGGCATTCCGTGGTCACCACTCGCGAACCGGGGGGCTGCGCCATCGCGGACGCCATTCGCAACATCCTTCTCAACCCGGACAACAAAGGCCTCGTCCCCCGCGCGGAACTGCTGCTGTACGCGGCAGCCCGCGCTCAGCACGTTGACGAGGTGGTCCGCCCCGCGCTGAACAGCGGCGCGGTCGTGCTCTGCGACCGCTATTCGGATGCCACCCTGGCCTACCAGGGATATGGCAGGGGTCTCGATAACGCATTGATCTGCCACCTCAACGAACTGGCATCCGGCGGGCTGGTGCCCCGCCTGACCCTGCTGCTGGACATGCCCGCGGCCGATGGCCTGGGCCGGGCCAACCGCCGCAACACCGAGCAGGACAACGCACAGGAAAGCCGCTTTGAAATGGAGTCTCTGCTCTTCCACCAGCGCATCCGCCAGGGCTATCTGGAGTTGGCGCAGCGCGATCAGCAGCGTTTCCGGGTGATCGATGCCCGGGGGGGCATCGAGGAGGTCGCCCTGCGTATCCGCCAGGCCGTCGACCCCCTGCTGTCCAGGGATTGCTCATGA
- a CDS encoding PSP1 domain-containing protein: protein MIRIVPVKFRIAGKHYTFKSLDLELRTGDQVVVETDRGRALGIVVSAPREVPESDAPDGLKTVLRLATDEDRALADTNAAREEEAFRFCLQRIHERKMEMKLVRAEYLFDGSKIVFFFTADGRVDFRELVKDLAHHFHTRIEMRQIGVRDEAKLTGGIGICGRELCCCTFLTDFAPVSVRMAKEQGLALNPSKISGQCGRLLCCLNYEFETYCALRKALPKSGRKVQVGGREAEVVGQNLLGQSVTVRFADGQKAQVTPAQLEKGEPQAAAAGASGQPAAGEPEPRRERPQREGTGRQRGGKAPGDRQKKRTRPAPAEQAQEPAAEPSDAEAAKTAKKRSRSRRRPRRK from the coding sequence ATGATTCGCATTGTCCCTGTCAAATTCCGCATTGCCGGAAAACATTACACCTTCAAGTCCCTGGATCTGGAACTGCGCACCGGAGACCAGGTCGTCGTCGAAACCGATCGCGGACGCGCCCTGGGGATTGTCGTCAGCGCCCCGAGAGAGGTCCCGGAGAGCGATGCGCCGGATGGACTGAAGACCGTGCTGCGCCTGGCCACCGACGAGGACCGCGCCCTGGCCGACACCAATGCCGCCCGGGAGGAAGAAGCCTTCCGGTTCTGCCTGCAGCGGATTCATGAGCGGAAAATGGAAATGAAGCTGGTCCGCGCCGAGTACCTCTTCGACGGGTCGAAAATCGTCTTTTTCTTCACCGCCGACGGCCGGGTCGATTTTCGTGAGCTGGTCAAGGACCTGGCGCACCATTTCCACACCCGGATCGAAATGCGCCAGATCGGGGTCCGCGACGAGGCCAAGCTCACCGGCGGTATCGGTATTTGCGGCCGGGAGCTGTGCTGCTGCACCTTTCTGACGGATTTTGCGCCGGTTTCGGTGCGCATGGCCAAGGAACAGGGCCTGGCCCTCAACCCCAGCAAGATCTCGGGGCAGTGCGGCAGGCTGCTGTGCTGCCTGAACTACGAATTCGAAACCTACTGTGCCTTGCGAAAGGCCTTGCCCAAATCCGGCCGCAAGGTCCAGGTCGGCGGACGCGAAGCCGAGGTGGTCGGCCAGAATCTGCTGGGCCAATCGGTCACCGTCCGCTTCGCCGATGGCCAGAAAGCCCAGGTGACCCCGGCGCAGCTTGAAAAAGGCGAGCCCCAGGCCGCCGCGGCCGGCGCCTCTGGGCAACCCGCAGCCGGGGAACCCGAGCCGCGCCGGGAGAGGCCGCAGCGCGAAGGAACCGGACGCCAACGCGGAGGCAAAGCCCCCGGCGACCGCCAGAAAAAGCGGACCCGCCCCGCTCCTGCCGAGCAGGCCCAGGAGCCGGCCGCAGAACCCTCGGATGCCGAGGCCGCAAAGACCGCAAAAAAACGGAGCCGGAGCAGACGCCGCCCGCGCCGGAAATAA
- a CDS encoding uracil-xanthine permease family protein, giving the protein MTEGPSATSYNFRKRDCLVGIQMLFVAFGALVLVPLLTGLNPNVALFTAGVGTLLFQVLTRGRVPVFLASSFAFIAPIIYGVQTWGIPATMSGLAVAGLFYVVLSLVVKWRGTRFIARIFPPLVTGPVIMVIGLILAPVAVHMAMGRTGDGSAVLVPESTAVWVAGISLAVTLLVSLLGRGMLRLIPILCGLSTGYLVSLFLGLVDFTPVKEAPWLAMPAFVLPQWHWEAVLFMLPVALAPAIEHFGDVLAIGSITGKNYLKDPGIHRTLMGDGLATSLAAMLGGPPNTTYSEVSGAVALTRAFNPAIMTWAAISAIVLAFVGKVGALLQTIPVPVMGGIMLLLFGAIMTVGLNTLVRAGEDLLEARNLAIVSLIVVSGVGGLSFTLGAISLKGIGLAGVLGVVLNLVLPGRKGAEKDEERITAVSH; this is encoded by the coding sequence ATGACCGAAGGACCCTCTGCCACCTCCTACAATTTTCGCAAACGGGACTGCCTCGTCGGCATCCAGATGCTTTTCGTCGCTTTCGGTGCCCTGGTGCTGGTTCCGTTGCTGACCGGCCTCAATCCCAACGTGGCCCTGTTTACCGCCGGGGTGGGTACTTTGTTGTTCCAGGTACTCACCAGGGGGAGGGTGCCGGTATTTCTGGCCTCCAGCTTCGCCTTCATCGCCCCCATCATCTACGGGGTGCAGACCTGGGGGATTCCCGCTACCATGAGCGGTCTGGCGGTAGCAGGCTTGTTCTATGTGGTTTTGAGCCTGGTAGTCAAGTGGCGCGGCACGCGCTTCATCGCCCGGATTTTTCCGCCCCTGGTCACCGGACCGGTCATCATGGTCATCGGCCTGATCCTGGCCCCGGTGGCGGTGCACATGGCCATGGGGCGTACCGGCGACGGCAGCGCGGTGCTGGTCCCCGAGTCGACGGCGGTCTGGGTGGCCGGGATTTCCCTGGCCGTGACCCTGCTGGTGTCGCTGCTGGGGCGCGGCATGCTGCGGCTGATCCCCATTCTCTGCGGCCTCTCCACCGGTTACCTGGTGTCGCTGTTCCTCGGCCTGGTCGATTTCACCCCGGTGAAAGAAGCCCCCTGGCTGGCCATGCCCGCTTTCGTGCTTCCCCAGTGGCACTGGGAGGCGGTGCTTTTCATGCTGCCGGTGGCCCTGGCCCCGGCCATCGAACACTTTGGCGACGTGCTGGCCATCGGCTCGATCACCGGCAAGAACTACCTGAAAGATCCCGGCATTCACCGCACCCTGATGGGCGACGGTCTGGCGACTTCCCTGGCCGCCATGCTGGGCGGTCCCCCCAACACTACCTATTCGGAGGTCTCCGGGGCGGTGGCCCTGACCCGGGCCTTCAATCCGGCGATCATGACCTGGGCGGCAATCTCCGCCATCGTGCTGGCCTTCGTCGGCAAGGTCGGTGCGCTGCTGCAGACCATCCCGGTGCCGGTGATGGGCGGGATCATGCTGCTGCTGTTCGGCGCCATCATGACCGTCGGGCTCAACACCCTGGTCAGGGCCGGCGAGGACCTGCTCGAGGCGCGCAACCTGGCGATCGTCTCGCTGATCGTGGTCTCCGGGGTCGGCGGGCTGTCCTTTACCCTGGGGGCGATCAGCCTCAAGGGGATCGGTCTTGCCGGGGTGCTCGGCGTGGTTCTCAACCTGGTTCTTCCCGGTCGAAAAGGCGCGGAGAAAGACGAGGAGCGGATTACCGCCGTCTCCCACTGA
- a CDS encoding ferritin family protein yields the protein MTGLEDYSGFEVIRAAMEVERNGHRFYTAMVQRATSELAKELFSWLSQDEIEHLKTLEALVPKYQDGAFWEDEDQFLPYLRRFADSEIFPSPERLDEVLREETSDLKALDLAIEAEEKFAEYFHLAAANARSSDGKEAFAWLAGEEDRHARVLRERRDTIAGSLAR from the coding sequence ATGACAGGATTGGAAGACTATAGCGGCTTTGAGGTCATTCGCGCCGCCATGGAGGTTGAGAGGAACGGGCACCGCTTCTACACGGCGATGGTCCAAAGGGCCACCAGTGAACTGGCCAAGGAACTCTTTTCCTGGCTCTCCCAGGACGAGATCGAGCATCTGAAAACCCTTGAAGCGTTGGTTCCCAAGTACCAGGATGGCGCCTTCTGGGAAGACGAGGATCAGTTTCTTCCCTATTTGCGGCGCTTCGCCGACAGCGAGATCTTCCCTTCACCCGAGCGTCTCGATGAGGTCCTCCGGGAGGAAACCTCCGATCTGAAGGCTCTCGACCTGGCCATCGAAGCCGAAGAGAAATTCGCCGAATATTTCCACCTGGCTGCCGCCAATGCTCGCAGCAGCGACGGCAAGGAAGCCTTTGCCTGGCTTGCCGGCGAGGAGGACCGCCACGCCCGGGTGCTGCGAGAGCGCCGGGACACCATTGCCGGGTCCCTGGCCCGCTGA
- a CDS encoding TatD family hydrolase, giving the protein MSQSLPPLIDTHAHLDHDQFDSDREAVIARAAAAGISHMLSVGCDLESSRRAIELARRYPNIYATVGIHPHDALQADEHGIAQLREMLGSSSKVVAVGEIGLDFYRDRAPRDIQRQAFRRQLALAREVGLPVVIHDRDAHDEVLQILREERIGEIGGVMHCFSGDLQMARACIELGLYLSFPGTITYPKNQAAREVVRAIPIDHMLVETDCPYLAPQIFRGKRNEPAHVRHTAEMVAEIKGLSLEDVSRITSLNSFNLFGMGEIDQTTKIAYRIRDSLYLNITNRCTNACTFCAKFKDFTVKGHHLRLDHEPTPAEVRAAIGDPARHQEVVFCGYGEPLIRLDLVKEIAAWLKEKGVRVRINTDGQANLVHGRNILPELAGLVDAISVSLNAPDATTYQHWCRSRFGERGFQGVKEFLADAPRHIPSVTATAVTLPGIDIAACRRVAEELGVAFREREYNEVG; this is encoded by the coding sequence ATGAGCCAATCCCTGCCCCCCCTGATCGACACCCACGCCCATCTCGACCACGACCAGTTCGACAGCGACCGCGAAGCGGTCATTGCCCGCGCCGCCGCGGCGGGAATAAGCCATATGCTCAGCGTGGGTTGCGACCTTGAGAGCTCGCGGCGGGCCATCGAGCTGGCCCGCCGCTACCCCAACATCTACGCCACCGTCGGCATCCACCCCCACGACGCGCTCCAGGCCGACGAGCATGGAATCGCCCAGTTGCGCGAAATGCTCGGGAGCAGTTCCAAAGTGGTGGCCGTGGGGGAAATCGGCCTTGACTTCTACCGCGACCGCGCCCCCCGCGACATCCAGCGCCAGGCCTTCCGCCGCCAGCTGGCCCTGGCCCGCGAGGTCGGTCTGCCGGTGGTCATCCACGACCGCGATGCCCACGATGAGGTACTGCAGATTCTGCGCGAGGAGCGCATCGGGGAGATCGGCGGGGTCATGCACTGCTTCAGCGGCGATCTGCAGATGGCCCGCGCCTGTATCGAGCTCGGCCTCTACCTCTCCTTTCCCGGGACCATCACCTACCCGAAAAACCAGGCGGCCCGCGAGGTGGTCCGGGCCATCCCCATCGACCACATGCTGGTGGAAACCGACTGTCCCTACCTGGCGCCGCAGATTTTTCGCGGCAAGCGCAACGAGCCCGCCCATGTGCGCCACACCGCGGAAATGGTGGCCGAGATCAAGGGGCTGTCCCTGGAGGATGTCTCGCGCATCACCTCTCTCAACAGCTTCAACCTGTTCGGCATGGGCGAGATCGACCAGACCACCAAGATCGCCTACCGCATCCGCGACTCGCTCTACCTCAACATCACCAACCGCTGCACCAACGCCTGTACCTTCTGTGCCAAGTTCAAGGACTTCACGGTCAAGGGCCACCACCTGCGCCTCGACCACGAACCCACCCCAGCCGAGGTCAGGGCCGCCATCGGCGACCCGGCCCGCCACCAGGAGGTGGTGTTCTGTGGCTACGGGGAACCGTTGATCCGCCTCGACCTGGTCAAGGAAATCGCCGCCTGGCTCAAGGAAAAGGGGGTACGCGTCCGGATCAACACCGACGGCCAGGCCAACCTGGTGCATGGGCGCAACATCCTGCCCGAACTGGCCGGACTGGTCGATGCGATTTCCGTCTCCCTCAATGCCCCGGATGCCACCACCTACCAGCACTGGTGCCGCTCGCGCTTCGGCGAGCGGGGCTTCCAGGGGGTGAAGGAATTCCTGGCCGATGCGCCCAGGCACATCCCCTCGGTCACCGCGACGGCCGTTACCCTCCCCGGCATCGACATCGCCGCCTGCCGCAGGGTTGCCGAAGAGCTCGGCGTGGCATTTCGCGAGCGGGAATACAACGAGGTCGGCTGA